A DNA window from Robbsia sp. KACC 23696 contains the following coding sequences:
- a CDS encoding Lrp/AsnC family transcriptional regulator, producing MPTALDALDRHDRAILRELQSNARQRNAEIAEKIGISASACWNRTRQLEKEGYIQGYTALLDQKKLGFSDTVLIELTLDGHEDERLARFGEELAALPEVIEAYLISGEYDYLVKVAVDGTAGYERFLREKLYKISGIRHSRSMFALRCMKQILSVQL from the coding sequence ATGCCGACTGCTCTCGATGCCCTCGACCGCCATGACCGCGCGATTTTGCGCGAGCTGCAAAGCAATGCCCGTCAACGCAATGCCGAGATCGCCGAGAAAATTGGCATCTCGGCCAGCGCCTGCTGGAATCGCACCCGCCAACTGGAGAAGGAAGGCTATATCCAAGGGTATACGGCGCTGCTCGACCAGAAAAAGCTCGGTTTCTCGGATACCGTGTTGATCGAACTCACGCTGGATGGGCATGAAGACGAACGCCTGGCGCGCTTCGGCGAAGAGTTGGCCGCGCTACCCGAGGTGATCGAGGCCTATTTGATTTCGGGGGAATACGATTACCTGGTCAAGGTCGCCGTCGATGGCACCGCCGGGTATGAACGTTTCTTGCGGGAAAAATTGTACAAAATCAGCGGCATCCGTCACAGCCGCTCAATGTTCGCGCTGCGATGCATGAAGCAGATTCTATCGGTGCAGCTATAG
- a CDS encoding SDR family oxidoreductase, with protein sequence MIVVTGATGQLGRLVIASLLKRGVPANTVVAAVRNPAKAEDLAARGVVVRRADYAEPASLDAAFVGAQRVLLISGNEIGQRTAQHRAVVDAAKRAGVALLAYTSLLHADRSPLFLAGEHRETEAAIAASGVPAVILRNGWYNENFASRIAGAVATGVMHGSAGEGRFSAAARADYADAAAAVLSGTLPTQTRVLELAGSDAYSLAQLAAKVSAVSGKPIRYENVSQSDYQAALVQHGLPEAFAGVIADSDSGAAGGALFDDSDTLATLIGRPTISLEASIAAVLAS encoded by the coding sequence ATGATCGTCGTCACCGGCGCCACTGGGCAATTGGGCCGCCTTGTCATCGCTAGCTTGTTGAAGCGCGGCGTTCCCGCGAACACTGTTGTCGCCGCGGTACGCAACCCGGCAAAAGCGGAGGACCTCGCCGCACGCGGCGTCGTCGTGCGACGCGCCGATTATGCGGAGCCGGCAAGCCTCGATGCCGCCTTCGTCGGCGCGCAGCGCGTCCTATTGATTTCGGGCAACGAAATCGGTCAGCGTACGGCGCAACACCGCGCGGTGGTCGACGCGGCAAAACGCGCCGGCGTTGCACTGCTGGCCTACACGAGTCTGTTGCATGCGGATCGATCGCCGCTCTTCCTGGCCGGCGAACATCGCGAAACGGAAGCAGCGATCGCGGCGTCCGGCGTGCCGGCCGTCATTCTGCGCAACGGGTGGTACAACGAGAATTTCGCCAGCCGTATCGCGGGCGCCGTGGCAACCGGTGTGATGCACGGCAGCGCCGGCGAGGGACGATTCTCCGCCGCGGCGCGTGCCGATTATGCCGATGCCGCCGCCGCGGTGCTGAGTGGAACGCTACCCACGCAGACACGGGTCCTGGAACTGGCGGGGTCCGATGCCTACTCGCTCGCGCAACTGGCGGCCAAGGTTTCCGCCGTATCGGGTAAGCCGATTCGTTATGAGAACGTGTCCCAAAGCGACTATCAGGCGGCGCTGGTGCAGCACGGGTTGCCGGAAGCGTTTGCCGGCGTGATCGCGGATTCGGACAGCGGCGCGGCCGGTGGCGCGCTGTTCGACGACAGCGACACGCTTGCCACGCTGATCGGTCGCCCCACGATCTCGCTCGAAGCCAGCATCGCGGCCGTCCTCGCAAGCTGA
- a CDS encoding ABC transporter ATP-binding protein — MNLLEVSHLSKAFGGVKAVDDVSFALPAGQLLALIGPNGAGKSTCFNMLNGQLKPSGGAIRFDGQDIAGRKPKDIWRMGIGRTFQIAATFASMTVLENVQMALLSHAGRLFNVWRPVADMYRDEAMVLLEQVGMAAHAQRACGVLAYGDVKRVELAVALANKPRLLLMDEPTAGMAPKERNALMALTKQLVVEQQLAVLFTEHSMDVVFAYADTMIVLARGRLIGAGDPQTVRNDPMVREVYFGTGKTFMPRRSEADTPALRETPLTEISP, encoded by the coding sequence ATGAACCTGTTGGAAGTGTCGCATCTCAGTAAAGCATTCGGCGGCGTCAAGGCGGTCGACGATGTGAGTTTCGCATTGCCTGCCGGTCAGCTTCTGGCGTTGATCGGCCCGAACGGCGCCGGGAAGTCGACGTGCTTCAATATGCTGAACGGGCAGTTGAAGCCGAGTGGCGGCGCGATTCGGTTCGATGGACAGGACATTGCCGGACGCAAGCCGAAAGATATCTGGCGCATGGGTATCGGGCGTACCTTCCAGATTGCGGCGACCTTTGCGTCGATGACGGTGCTTGAGAACGTGCAAATGGCGTTGCTGTCGCACGCGGGGCGGCTGTTCAATGTCTGGCGCCCGGTGGCGGATATGTATCGCGACGAGGCGATGGTGCTCTTGGAGCAGGTCGGCATGGCCGCGCACGCGCAACGTGCCTGCGGCGTGCTCGCGTATGGCGATGTAAAGCGGGTCGAACTGGCGGTGGCACTCGCGAACAAGCCGCGCCTGTTGCTGATGGACGAACCTACCGCGGGGATGGCGCCAAAGGAACGGAATGCCTTGATGGCCCTGACCAAGCAGTTGGTCGTGGAGCAGCAATTGGCCGTCCTCTTCACCGAGCACAGCATGGACGTCGTGTTCGCGTATGCCGATACGATGATCGTACTCGCGCGGGGGCGCTTGATCGGGGCCGGGGATCCGCAGACCGTGCGTAACGATCCGATGGTGCGGGAAGTGTATTTCGGGACGGGGAAGACATTCATGCCACGTCGCAGCGAAGCCGATACGCCGGCTTTGCGGGAAACACCGTTGACGGAGATCTCGCCATGA
- a CDS encoding GAF domain-containing protein, whose translation MQNGLTDVVANCDQEPIHALGSVQPHGALLCFDDAGRLIAASATAAQFLGELPPLGAGFSERHFSADARQLLSQALADRQALLEPVEVSGQAGTRFDLILHWSNSVLIAEWEAIDDVPLGAAHSGHYAALAQRAIQRLQRTDYDSVSALMQDAVEAVRSMTGFDRVMGYRFLQDDSGEVIAEARRDDLSSFLHQRYPAGDIPAQARRLYTLQAIRQIMSVDAISVPIVPSQHPRSGQAFDLSQAVLRSVSPIHIEYLKNMGVAASMSISIVINGRLWGLIACHHMQAHRAPLAVRLSCTVLTQVLSILIERIEFKRRMSAEVSWNALSLEIANLMADAPDLAAGIAAAGDAIGKMVDCDGLSVVVDQRVLLLSESASRQGMLELADHMADQRLDTVVARSMSKSTPDLPRPLTRNGVAAGLMAIQVVSEARITVAWLRDELVETIRWAGPPDKIVALGPHGRRLTPRGSFEVWQQTVRGSCREWSDTDQSAARAVKAVLQDVALERLRESDRERMTLLATLGHDLRDPLQAINLAVQLMGKGLATSTDTAKRVEGSTRRMQSLISYILDVSRIRSGIGLSLTRRPTSLDAVLSTLVEEMRFNYPGSDVQLDSDALGEAELDEDRFVQGMTNLLSNARQHGDPSAPIVIVARADGVHRRIEVRNKTTQRVNVPFRRLIDPFKGGPLNLNNRSGLGLGLFIANAIFTGHGGAFDAVFEEQQARFIVTL comes from the coding sequence ATGCAAAACGGTTTGACCGACGTCGTCGCCAATTGTGACCAGGAGCCGATTCACGCCCTGGGCAGTGTCCAGCCGCACGGCGCACTGCTTTGCTTCGACGACGCGGGGCGCCTGATCGCCGCAAGCGCGACGGCGGCCCAGTTCCTCGGCGAACTGCCGCCGCTCGGCGCAGGGTTCTCGGAACGCCATTTCAGCGCCGATGCGCGGCAGCTGCTCTCGCAAGCCTTGGCCGATCGTCAGGCGTTGTTGGAGCCCGTGGAGGTCAGCGGCCAGGCGGGCACGCGATTCGATCTGATCCTGCATTGGTCGAATAGCGTGCTGATCGCCGAATGGGAGGCGATCGACGACGTGCCGCTCGGCGCCGCCCATTCGGGACATTACGCGGCGTTGGCGCAGCGCGCGATCCAACGTTTGCAACGGACCGATTACGACTCCGTCTCGGCCTTGATGCAGGATGCCGTGGAAGCGGTTCGATCGATGACCGGCTTTGACCGCGTCATGGGCTACCGTTTCCTGCAGGACGATAGCGGCGAGGTGATTGCCGAGGCGCGCCGCGACGATTTGTCGTCCTTCCTCCATCAACGTTATCCGGCCGGCGATATCCCGGCCCAAGCGCGTCGCCTGTACACATTGCAGGCGATTCGACAGATCATGTCGGTGGATGCGATCTCCGTGCCGATCGTCCCTTCGCAGCATCCGCGCAGCGGCCAGGCTTTCGATTTGAGCCAGGCCGTATTGCGAAGCGTCTCGCCGATTCATATCGAGTATCTGAAGAATATGGGCGTCGCGGCATCGATGAGCATCTCGATCGTCATCAATGGTCGCCTCTGGGGGCTGATCGCCTGTCATCACATGCAAGCGCACCGCGCGCCGCTGGCGGTGCGTCTGTCTTGCACGGTGCTGACGCAGGTCCTATCGATTCTGATCGAGCGCATCGAGTTCAAGCGGCGGATGTCGGCGGAAGTCTCGTGGAATGCGCTGAGCCTGGAAATTGCGAATTTGATGGCCGATGCGCCGGACCTCGCGGCCGGCATCGCCGCCGCCGGCGATGCCATCGGCAAGATGGTCGATTGCGACGGCCTCTCGGTCGTCGTGGACCAACGGGTGCTGTTGCTAAGCGAGTCGGCCAGCCGTCAGGGGATGCTCGAGCTTGCCGATCATATGGCCGATCAAAGGCTCGATACGGTGGTGGCGCGTTCGATGTCGAAATCGACGCCCGATCTGCCACGGCCGCTGACGCGCAATGGCGTGGCCGCCGGTTTGATGGCGATCCAGGTGGTCAGTGAGGCGCGCATTACCGTCGCCTGGCTGCGCGACGAGCTGGTCGAGACCATCCGGTGGGCCGGTCCGCCCGATAAAATCGTTGCGCTCGGTCCGCATGGCCGGCGATTGACGCCGCGCGGATCTTTTGAAGTCTGGCAGCAGACCGTGCGCGGCAGCTGCCGCGAGTGGAGCGATACGGACCAAAGCGCCGCGCGTGCCGTCAAGGCCGTGCTACAGGACGTGGCGCTCGAGCGCCTGCGTGAAAGCGACCGCGAGCGGATGACGCTGCTGGCAACGCTCGGGCACGATCTGCGGGATCCGTTGCAGGCGATCAATCTCGCCGTGCAATTGATGGGCAAGGGTCTGGCGACGTCGACGGACACGGCCAAACGCGTTGAAGGGTCGACGCGCCGGATGCAGTCGTTGATCAGCTATATCCTGGACGTCAGTCGGATTCGTTCCGGGATCGGCCTGAGCTTGACGCGACGGCCCACGTCGCTCGACGCGGTTCTATCGACACTCGTCGAGGAGATGCGTTTCAACTATCCCGGCAGCGATGTGCAACTGGACAGCGACGCCCTCGGCGAAGCGGAGCTGGACGAAGATCGCTTCGTACAGGGTATGACGAATCTGCTGAGCAATGCGCGGCAGCACGGGGATCCCAGCGCGCCGATCGTGATCGTTGCGCGGGCCGACGGCGTGCACCGCCGTATTGAAGTGCGCAATAAAACGACGCAGCGGGTGAATGTGCCGTTCCGTCGTCTGATCGACCCGTTCAAAGGCGGTCCGTTAAACCTGAATAACCGTTCAGGCCTCGGACTTGGCCTGTTCATCGCCAACGCGATCTTTACCGGCCACGGCGGTGCTTTCGACGCCGTGTTCGAAGAACAGCAAGCGCGCTTCATCGTCACGCTCTAA
- a CDS encoding GNAT family N-acetyltransferase, producing the protein MSDVIPPRPSAASHFGMRRYFFGIDAELAQSADFRYRFAHMFLTRVGGVVLLNYHRHSNVRGVPWSFGRVVFPTFGSVASWRRLAVNIRLEYSALVDADHLADLRVTAMRESLMRIGRFDLHRARSRLLDNFDPACTRHILVDDFRAGCVATRLRGDHLLLEHLYVLPAYQRCGVGSAVLRTVIDEASLLRVPIVLGALRDSESNDFYLRHGFVKTGEQDVDIYYVRAASTATETPIIVPLRDAPA; encoded by the coding sequence ATGTCCGACGTTATCCCCCCGCGCCCCAGCGCCGCCTCCCACTTCGGGATGCGGCGCTATTTTTTTGGCATCGACGCCGAACTGGCGCAAAGCGCCGATTTCCGGTATCGATTTGCACATATGTTTCTGACGCGCGTGGGTGGCGTGGTTCTTCTCAATTATCATAGGCACAGCAATGTGCGCGGCGTGCCCTGGTCGTTCGGACGCGTCGTGTTTCCGACCTTTGGTAGTGTGGCGTCCTGGAGGCGTCTAGCGGTGAATATCCGTCTCGAATACAGCGCGCTTGTGGATGCCGATCATCTGGCGGACCTGCGTGTCACGGCAATGCGCGAAAGTCTGATGCGCATCGGTCGCTTCGATCTGCATCGCGCGCGAAGTCGCTTGCTCGACAATTTCGATCCTGCTTGCACCCGCCATATTTTGGTCGATGACTTCCGCGCCGGTTGCGTTGCCACGCGGCTTCGCGGCGATCATCTCTTGCTGGAGCATCTCTATGTGCTGCCGGCGTACCAGCGCTGTGGGGTGGGGAGCGCTGTATTGCGCACGGTAATCGACGAAGCCTCGTTACTGCGCGTACCGATCGTGCTGGGGGCGTTGAGAGACAGTGAGTCGAACGATTTCTACCTGCGTCACGGCTTTGTAAAAACCGGCGAGCAGGATGTCGATATTTACTACGTCCGCGCCGCGAGTACCGCGACTGAGACGCCAATCATCGTGCCGCTGCGCGACGCGCCTGCCTGA
- a CDS encoding sodium:calcium antiporter, with translation MIRLILELLVTLAIILASAELFTNALEHLGERLHISEGVTGSLFAAVGTALPETIVPLLAVLGGGGAQQVNQEIGVGAILGAPLMLGTLSTFLMALAVWRSRGTSGRIVPERTGFNRDLQYFLVAFVVATIAMFVPHEQRSVRIGLSVALVLVYVVYVVMTFRASASLVDAGHGTEAPEPMFASKLGLPTNLATIGLQLVVAVGLLLIGAEGFIHGVRGVSTMWGISPLLISLLVIPIATELPEKINSIVWIRRGKDTLAFGNITGAMVFQGTLLPAIGILLTPWEPRVEVLTGVLMTIAAAAWLRAMSARSGLLVGALGLNGALYLLYLGLTIFR, from the coding sequence ATGATTCGCTTGATTTTGGAGTTGCTTGTCACGCTGGCGATCATTCTCGCGTCGGCGGAATTGTTCACGAATGCGCTGGAACATCTCGGCGAACGTCTGCATATTTCCGAAGGGGTGACGGGGTCACTCTTCGCCGCCGTGGGAACGGCGCTGCCCGAAACGATCGTGCCGTTGCTCGCGGTCCTCGGCGGCGGTGGCGCGCAGCAGGTCAACCAGGAAATCGGCGTGGGCGCGATCCTCGGCGCGCCGCTGATGCTCGGCACCTTATCGACTTTTCTGATGGCCTTGGCGGTATGGCGCAGCCGCGGCACATCTGGACGAATCGTGCCGGAACGGACCGGCTTCAATCGCGACTTGCAGTACTTTCTGGTCGCCTTCGTGGTCGCGACGATTGCGATGTTCGTCCCGCATGAGCAACGCAGCGTCCGCATCGGCCTGAGCGTCGCCCTTGTGCTGGTCTACGTCGTGTATGTCGTCATGACGTTCCGCGCATCGGCCTCCCTGGTGGATGCCGGACACGGCACGGAAGCGCCGGAGCCGATGTTCGCCTCCAAACTCGGCTTGCCGACCAATCTGGCGACCATCGGGCTGCAACTGGTGGTCGCGGTCGGGTTGCTGCTGATCGGTGCGGAAGGGTTTATTCATGGCGTACGCGGCGTTTCGACGATGTGGGGGATTTCGCCGTTGCTGATTTCGCTGCTGGTCATTCCGATCGCGACCGAGTTGCCTGAAAAAATCAATAGCATCGTCTGGATCCGGCGCGGCAAGGACACGCTGGCCTTCGGGAATATCACCGGCGCCATGGTGTTCCAGGGCACGCTGTTGCCCGCCATCGGCATTTTACTCACGCCCTGGGAGCCTCGGGTCGAGGTCCTGACCGGTGTGCTGATGACGATTGCGGCGGCAGCGTGGCTGCGCGCGATGTCGGCCCGCAGCGGACTACTCGTCGGCGCGCTCGGCCTGAATGGCGCGCTGTATCTGCTGTATCTCGGCCTCACGATATTTCGATGA
- a CDS encoding ABC transporter permease produces MFSNLLVQLINGLADASAMFLVAAGLSLIFGVTRIVNFAHGSFYMLGVYVAYTLTTRLAGSAVGFWGAVLLAAIIVACLGALVEFLVLRRIYRAPELFHLLATFALLLIFRDAALYIWGPEDLLGPRAPGLGGAFTVFGNAVPSYNVLLMVVGPVVLGLLWYALARTRWGRLVRAATSDREMLGALGINQAWLFTGVFFVGAFLAGLGGALQVPKSPASLSLDLDTIGNAFVVVVVGGMGSIPGAFVAAVLIAEIKALCIGIGDVSVFGVTFSLSKFTLVAEFVVMAVVLVVRPWGLFGRAQSAIRSAALPDSPLRPASRRARYLAGAAIVVLLALPLLAGRFPYIPVLMVEILVAVLFAASLHFIMGPGGLHSFGHAAYFGLGAYGVALCLKVLNMPMEAALLLAPVLAGLGAIVFGWFCVRLSGVYFAMLTLAFAQIVWSVVYQWDDVTGGSNGIFGMWPAGWLSSPTAYYYLSVVIALGGVWLLRRMLFSPMGYALRASRDSSLRSEAIGIDVKRVQWLAFVIAAVFGGLAGSLYTFSKGTISPETISVGRSVDGLVMVLLGGIQTLSGPIVGAAIFTWLQDTLARQTDYWEALLGAAMLLMVMAFPQGIVGFVRAHFDRQADGEGDAAASTRDAAPVVSVAAGPGTSTGAVTSPPMAGQSGTAIAGARQSAPTGEAR; encoded by the coding sequence ATGTTTTCGAATCTTCTCGTTCAGTTGATCAACGGACTCGCCGATGCGTCGGCGATGTTTTTGGTTGCGGCAGGGCTGTCGCTGATTTTCGGCGTCACCCGCATCGTCAATTTCGCGCATGGTTCGTTCTATATGCTGGGCGTCTATGTCGCCTATACCTTGACGACGCGATTGGCCGGCAGTGCCGTGGGGTTCTGGGGCGCGGTATTGCTCGCGGCGATTATCGTCGCCTGTCTGGGCGCCTTGGTCGAATTTCTGGTGCTGCGTCGCATCTACCGCGCGCCGGAGTTGTTCCACCTGCTCGCCACGTTCGCCTTGCTGCTGATTTTTCGCGATGCCGCGCTGTATATCTGGGGCCCGGAGGATTTGCTCGGACCGCGCGCTCCGGGATTGGGCGGCGCCTTCACCGTGTTCGGTAATGCGGTCCCCAGTTATAACGTGCTGCTGATGGTGGTCGGGCCCGTGGTGCTCGGCTTGCTGTGGTACGCATTGGCGCGCACGCGTTGGGGTCGTCTCGTGCGTGCGGCTACCAGCGACCGAGAGATGCTGGGCGCCTTGGGAATCAACCAGGCCTGGCTGTTCACGGGCGTCTTCTTCGTCGGCGCGTTTCTCGCGGGATTGGGTGGGGCGCTGCAGGTGCCGAAGTCGCCCGCCAGCTTGTCCCTCGATCTCGATACGATCGGCAATGCCTTTGTCGTCGTCGTGGTGGGCGGCATGGGGTCGATCCCCGGTGCCTTCGTCGCCGCCGTCCTGATCGCTGAAATCAAGGCTTTGTGTATCGGCATCGGCGACGTCTCGGTGTTCGGTGTCACGTTCTCCCTCAGCAAATTCACGCTGGTCGCCGAGTTCGTCGTGATGGCCGTCGTTCTGGTCGTGCGGCCATGGGGTCTGTTCGGGCGGGCGCAGTCGGCGATCCGTTCCGCGGCGCTGCCGGATTCGCCGTTGCGACCCGCGAGTCGGCGTGCCCGCTATCTGGCGGGTGCCGCCATCGTCGTGTTGCTGGCATTGCCGCTCTTGGCCGGTCGCTTTCCGTATATCCCCGTGTTGATGGTGGAGATTCTCGTGGCGGTGCTGTTTGCCGCCAGCCTGCACTTCATCATGGGCCCCGGTGGACTTCATTCCTTCGGGCATGCGGCCTATTTCGGCCTGGGCGCCTATGGCGTGGCCTTGTGTCTGAAGGTGTTGAATATGCCGATGGAGGCGGCACTCTTGCTCGCGCCGGTGCTGGCCGGGCTCGGTGCGATCGTGTTCGGCTGGTTCTGTGTCCGGCTCTCGGGCGTCTATTTCGCGATGCTGACCTTGGCGTTTGCGCAGATCGTCTGGTCCGTCGTGTATCAATGGGACGACGTAACCGGCGGCAGCAACGGTATTTTCGGGATGTGGCCGGCCGGATGGTTGAGTTCGCCCACTGCGTACTACTACTTGTCGGTCGTCATTGCCTTGGGCGGCGTCTGGTTGCTGCGCCGCATGTTGTTTTCGCCGATGGGCTATGCCTTGCGTGCGTCGCGCGACTCGTCCTTGCGTAGTGAGGCCATCGGCATCGACGTGAAGCGGGTGCAGTGGCTGGCATTCGTCATCGCCGCCGTGTTCGGCGGCCTGGCCGGTTCGCTTTATACCTTTTCCAAAGGCACGATTTCGCCGGAAACGATCAGTGTCGGACGGTCTGTGGATGGTCTGGTCATGGTGCTGTTGGGAGGGATTCAAACCTTGAGCGGCCCCATCGTCGGGGCGGCGATCTTTACCTGGCTTCAGGATACGCTGGCCCGTCAGACCGATTACTGGGAAGCGCTGCTCGGCGCCGCGATGTTGCTGATGGTGATGGCTTTCCCGCAAGGTATCGTCGGCTTTGTACGAGCGCACTTCGATCGGCAAGCCGATGGAGAGGGCGATGCGGCGGCGTCGACGCGAGACGCCGCGCCTGTGGTGTCGGTGGCGGCTGGGCCGGGCACGTCGACGGGCGCTGTGACGTCGCCGCCGATGGCGGGTCAGTCAGGGACAGCGATCGCCGGCGCGCGGCAATCGGCCCCTACCGGAGAAGCGCGATGA
- a CDS encoding ABC transporter ATP-binding protein, with amino-acid sequence MSVTDEALIGGPAAVAATPEIKKAGAAEPLLRVKNLNAAYGRAQVLYDISLEVGRGEVVALMGRNGAGKSTTMKALMGMLPTRTGDITFLGQSVGDWAPYRIARLGMGFVPEDRRVFGDLSVMDNLDMGRQPQRADAPYWTPEKLFALFPNLGEMPHRPGSRMSGGEQQMLTVSRTLMGNPYLVLLDEPSEGVAPVIVEQMANMILELKREGLSILLSEQNMHFAELVSDRAYVLEKGQVRFSGSIEALARDEAVQRAYLSV; translated from the coding sequence ATGAGCGTAACCGACGAGGCCCTCATCGGTGGGCCTGCCGCCGTTGCGGCAACGCCTGAAATAAAAAAGGCCGGCGCGGCGGAGCCGTTGTTGCGTGTCAAAAACCTCAATGCGGCGTATGGCCGTGCGCAGGTCCTTTACGATATCTCGCTGGAAGTCGGGCGCGGCGAAGTGGTGGCCTTGATGGGCCGCAATGGGGCCGGTAAATCGACGACGATGAAAGCGTTGATGGGGATGTTGCCTACCCGCACCGGCGACATCACGTTTCTCGGACAATCGGTCGGCGATTGGGCGCCGTATCGGATCGCGCGTCTGGGCATGGGCTTTGTGCCGGAGGACCGTCGCGTGTTCGGCGACTTGTCGGTGATGGATAATCTCGATATGGGTCGGCAGCCGCAGCGCGCCGATGCGCCGTATTGGACGCCGGAAAAATTGTTCGCCCTGTTCCCGAATCTCGGCGAAATGCCGCATCGGCCGGGCAGCAGGATGAGCGGCGGCGAGCAGCAGATGTTGACCGTTTCGCGTACCTTGATGGGCAATCCCTATCTCGTATTGCTCGACGAGCCCTCGGAAGGGGTGGCGCCGGTGATCGTCGAGCAGATGGCGAATATGATTCTGGAATTGAAGCGCGAGGGCCTGTCGATTCTTTTGTCGGAGCAGAATATGCACTTCGCCGAACTGGTGAGTGACCGTGCCTATGTGCTGGAAAAAGGACAAGTGCGCTTCAGCGGCAGCATCGAGGCGCTGGCGCGGGATGAAGCGGTGCAGCGCGCGTACTTGAGCGTCTGA
- a CDS encoding helix-turn-helix domain-containing protein yields MARQEEEGADVSTHVGVAERLRRGYVFAHDCPSRDVLSHITSRWAVLVLVALMAGTHRFSALRRKVSGVSEKMLAQTLQTLEADGFVDRVAYPVVPPKVEYRLTPMGDAVAARLEGLADWVEIHIGDIVAHRTGHDQATRIAAPLTAAAETVQAADAL; encoded by the coding sequence ATGGCGAGGCAGGAAGAGGAGGGGGCCGACGTGTCGACGCATGTCGGCGTGGCTGAACGCCTGCGGCGCGGCTATGTGTTCGCGCACGATTGCCCCTCGCGTGACGTGCTGAGCCATATCACCAGCCGTTGGGCGGTGCTGGTTCTGGTTGCCTTGATGGCGGGAACCCATCGCTTTAGCGCGCTGCGCAGAAAGGTCAGCGGCGTCAGCGAAAAAATGTTGGCGCAGACGTTGCAGACGCTGGAAGCGGACGGTTTCGTCGATCGTGTCGCCTATCCGGTCGTGCCGCCAAAGGTCGAATACCGTTTGACGCCGATGGGCGATGCCGTTGCGGCGCGTCTGGAAGGCCTCGCCGATTGGGTGGAGATCCACATCGGCGATATCGTCGCGCATCGTACCGGGCATGATCAAGCCACGCGAATCGCGGCGCCGTTAACCGCCGCGGCGGAAACGGTGCAAGCGGCCGATGCCCTATAG
- a CDS encoding VOC family protein, with translation MSPPSEDPAFIPCHASDAPSPGSVPARPPVDPRNPLGMTGLEFVEFAAPDPQALGAMFERLGLVAVARHVSKAVTLYRLGDIRFLVNGEPDSFAQRYAGEYGVGICALGVRVQSAKQAFKHALTMGAWPFEGERTGPHELKLRAIQGIGDSHIYFIDRWPGRPDDAFGTHTPSLYEIDFAPLNGADLAAATGPAPATSPTHLTLVDHFTQTVGAGRMQEWLGFYAELLSFHELQDRHPDGLTPGAAKVVVSPCDSIRIPLYEEGKPPTETMHRFLPDHPGEGVQHIALASDDIVASVDALRARGMRFIEWPDAYYDQLDARLPGHGLDIAALRERQILVDGHVDDSGATRLFLQAFLRHAPGEIFFEIVERRGHPGFGEGNLAALQRAQTA, from the coding sequence ATGAGCCCCCCGTCCGAGGACCCCGCCTTTATTCCGTGCCACGCCAGCGACGCGCCGTCGCCGGGCAGTGTGCCGGCCCGTCCGCCCGTGGACCCGCGCAATCCGTTGGGCATGACCGGTCTGGAGTTTGTCGAATTTGCCGCGCCGGACCCGCAGGCGCTCGGCGCGATGTTCGAGCGGTTGGGACTGGTCGCGGTGGCGCGGCACGTCAGCAAGGCCGTGACCTTGTATCGGCTCGGCGACATCCGTTTCCTCGTCAATGGCGAGCCGGACTCTTTCGCGCAGCGCTACGCTGGCGAATACGGCGTCGGCATCTGCGCGCTGGGCGTGCGCGTGCAAAGCGCGAAACAGGCGTTCAAGCACGCGTTGACGATGGGCGCTTGGCCCTTCGAGGGCGAGCGCACCGGGCCGCACGAATTGAAGTTGCGAGCGATTCAGGGCATCGGCGATTCGCATATTTATTTCATCGATCGATGGCCCGGTCGTCCGGACGACGCGTTCGGCACGCATACGCCGTCGCTGTATGAAATCGATTTTGCGCCGCTGAATGGCGCCGATCTTGCCGCCGCTACCGGTCCGGCGCCCGCGACCTCACCGACGCATCTGACGCTGGTGGACCATTTCACGCAGACGGTCGGGGCCGGGCGGATGCAGGAATGGCTGGGTTTCTATGCGGAGTTGCTGAGCTTCCATGAGCTGCAAGACCGACACCCCGACGGCTTGACGCCCGGCGCGGCAAAGGTGGTCGTCTCGCCTTGCGACAGCATTCGCATCCCGCTTTACGAGGAAGGCAAGCCGCCGACCGAGACGATGCACCGCTTTCTCCCGGATCATCCGGGCGAGGGCGTTCAGCATATCGCGCTCGCGAGCGATGACATCGTCGCCTCCGTCGATGCGTTGCGGGCGCGCGGCATGCGTTTCATCGAATGGCCGGACGCCTACTACGATCAACTCGACGCGCGCCTGCCAGGGCACGGTCTCGATATCGCGGCTTTGCGCGAGCGGCAGATCCTGGTCGACGGTCACGTGGACGACAGCGGCGCGACGCGGCTATTCCTGCAAGCTTTTCTGCGCCATGCCCCGGGGGAGATTTTCTTCGAGATCGTGGAGCGACGCGGGCATCCCGGCTTTGGCGAAGGCAACCTCGCCGCCTTGCAGCGGGCGCAGACCGCCTGA